The sequence CTCCGGCACCCGAGTTAAAGTAGCCGGCGTAGAGGCCGACCAAAAAGATCCCGACCCAGGCCAGCGCCCGGTGCAGGCGGGACCGACCGAATGCCCGACTGTTTTGAACCAGTTCGGGGCGAGCCTGGCGTGGCCGGTGGGGAAAGAGCAGGACGATCCCCGCGGCCCCGATACAGAAGGGTACCAGTTCCTTAAAGTACTTGCTCGGCAGGGTGAAGAGGAGAACGGCCCCGATCATTGACCCTACCAGAACGACCGGGATCATCAGCCACATCTGCTTGCGGTTGTGACGGAGCTCCCGGGCCGAGGCGAAGACCGAGCTGTACCCACTGGCCACCGTCGAATAGCTACTGGTCACGTTTGCAATCACCGGTGGCAAGCCCAACGCCAGCAGCGAGGGGTATGATATTAACGATGCTAGTCCCGCGGCCGCGCTCGTGATCCCGGCACAGATGCCGACAACAACCAATAAAGCAAAAAAAGTTAATCCAGACATTCTACAACCTCACAAATTTATTGACACCAACTATTATAGACGCTGTCACCCAGTCCTGCACCTCTTTCTCTAATTTGAACTTTATCCCCAAGTTATGTATCATAAGTAGTGAGATTAATACGATGTCTGGGGTGCCGGATGGCTGAGATAATACCCATTGAACCTGAACTGGACAATACCAGCGGAGGGAGATTCGGTAAATAATAAGAGAAACAATTCTGCCCCACAATGACTGCATTGTGGGGCCTTTTTCTTACCCGTTGACCGCCTTAATCTAAATCTCACTTTAAGGAGTCTTTCTGATGCACAAAAGAAGTTTTCACCTACGCGATATCATTCTGCTGGCCCTGATCGGGATCATCTTCGGGGTCATCTACTACGCGGCCAGCTTCGTCTACAACGGGCTGACATTGCTGCTGACGCCAATCGGCTACGGCCCGATGGCTAACGACATCACCATGGGAATCTGGTGCATGGCCGGTCCCCTCGCCGGTTTCATGTTCCGCCTGCCCGGCTCGTCCTTTCTTGGCGAGTTTCTCGGAGCGGCCGTCGAAATGTTTCTCGGTGACCAGTGGGGAGCTTCCAACCTGATCTCCGGGGCCGTCCAAGGGGTCGCCACCGAACTGGGCTTTACCGTCACCCTCTACAAGCTTTATAACTGGCTGACCGTCCTGACGGTTTCGCTTTCGACGACCCTGATCACCTTCGGCTGGGACTGGTTCCGGAACGGCTACAGCCACTTCGCCGGCCACATGCTGATTGTGATGTTTGTGGTACGCTTCCTGTCGATCTTCTTCTTCAGTGGCGTCCTCAACAAGCTGATCATCAACATGCTCAACCGGGCCCACGTCATTAAGGAGTAAGCCAATGAACGCTATTCAAACCGACCGGCTGACCTTTCGTTTTGAACACCAGCAGCCAATCCTTGACCAGGTTGATGTTGAATTTCCGCTGGGCCAGAGCGCGCTCGTCGTCGGTCCCTCCGGCTGCGGTAAGTCGACCCTCTTGAAAATCATTGCCGGCCTGTTGCCGAAATACGGGGGCGAAGTAACCAGCGGGCGGGTCGTTGTCCCCACGGATAGCGGCCACCGTCCCCGGATCGGAATGCTCTTTCAGGATCCGGCCATGCAGTTTGCCATGGACACGCCCCAACACGAGATGGAATTCACCCTTGAGAACTGCCAGGTTCCCGCAGAAAAGATGGCGGAACGAATCCAGCAGGCGGCCGCGTTTTGCCAGGTGACGGATTTCCTCGACCGCAAAATTGCGACCCTGTCCGGTGGCCAGCAGCAACGGGTTGCCCTGGCCGTGGTTCTGGTCATGCGCCCGGAAATCCTCCTGCTGGACGAACCCTTCGCCAGCATCGACGAGGCCAACCGCCGTTTTTTGATCGCCCAGCTAGCCAAATGGCAGAAGCATTCCGGCCACACCCTGATCGTCACCGACCACGACTGCCATGGTTATTCCAGATTGGATCCGCGGGTCTACCGCTTTAACGACCACCAGGTTCAATTGATCAGCCCCGACCAGGGACGGGCCTTGATTGCCCAGGCCGACAACGCCAGCCAGGAACCGCTGCACACGGCCGTTCCCGATTCTACGACACCGGCGATTATGCGACTGGACGGTTTGACTATCGAACGGGGTGACAGCCGACTGATCAAGGACGCCAGCCTGCCGATCGTCGAAAACAAGATT comes from Limosilactobacillus sp. and encodes:
- a CDS encoding ATP-binding cassette domain-containing protein, whose protein sequence is MNAIQTDRLTFRFEHQQPILDQVDVEFPLGQSALVVGPSGCGKSTLLKIIAGLLPKYGGEVTSGRVVVPTDSGHRPRIGMLFQDPAMQFAMDTPQHEMEFTLENCQVPAEKMAERIQQAAAFCQVTDFLDRKIATLSGGQQQRVALAVVLVMRPEILLLDEPFASIDEANRRFLIAQLAKWQKHSGHTLIVTDHDCHGYSRLDPRVYRFNDHQVQLISPDQGRALIAQADNASQEPLHTAVPDSTTPAIMRLDGLTIERGDSRLIKDASLPIVENKITLLTGANGVGKSTLFKALTRLISYRGNISYRETDIAKLSPGKYHQQVGMVFQQANDQFLNVTVAEELDLSAKHQRQPVLTNDHLQAILEDFGLAGMENRVVYSLSGGQRKKLQLLVMLMIGHPVLLLDEPFAGLDRKSLAVVIDLIKRCQRALPQTIVIISHQLAGLDRLVDYHLHLADQRLTYLGGE
- a CDS encoding sulfite exporter TauE/SafE family protein produces the protein MSGLTFFALLVVVGICAGITSAAAGLASLISYPSLLALGLPPVIANVTSSYSTVASGYSSVFASARELRHNRKQMWLMIPVVLVGSMIGAVLLFTLPSKYFKELVPFCIGAAGIVLLFPHRPRQARPELVQNSRAFGRSRLHRALAWVGIFLVGLYAGYFNSGAGVMMLTLLTVVNSQQSFAINNALKNVTMTATNTMAAIIFFLEAGIHWNYVIPLFLGNILGGILGPIIVRHLPGRLMQIIVGIGALVLAVSLVIRNMM
- a CDS encoding ECF transporter S component produces the protein MHKRSFHLRDIILLALIGIIFGVIYYAASFVYNGLTLLLTPIGYGPMANDITMGIWCMAGPLAGFMFRLPGSSFLGEFLGAAVEMFLGDQWGASNLISGAVQGVATELGFTVTLYKLYNWLTVLTVSLSTTLITFGWDWFRNGYSHFAGHMLIVMFVVRFLSIFFFSGVLNKLIINMLNRAHVIKE